The segment TGGGTGAAGACGGCCGAGATATTGATCATGGTAGTGGGTGGAATCGGGCTTCTCCTCCCCTCGGTTCCCTTGATGCTCGTGGCGCTGCTCGCGATGGGCGTGCACTCGACATTTTTCGGGCCGATCAAATATGCGATCCTGCCGCAGCACCTGAAACATAATGAGGTTCTAGGCGGCACCGGACTGGTCGAAGCCGGTACCTATATCGCGATCCTTGCCGGCACGATCACGGCAGGCGCGCTTGGATATCTTTCGGCCCATACCGCCAATGCCAGCGGCGGGCTGATCAATGATACGGCCAAGCTTGCGACCGCCCTCGTGCTACTCGTTGCGATCTTGGGCTGGGTTGCCGGACGACAGGTTCCGGCCGCGCCCCCGATCGGTGAACCGGACCCGATCGATTTCAACGTGCTGCGATCCTCGTGGAAGCTCGTGTCCAGCACGATGCACATTCCACGCCTGTTCCTGGCGATCTGCTCGATCAGCTTTTTCTGGACGATCGGATCGGTACTGTTCATCGAATTCCCGCCAATCGTGAAAAATGTACTGACCGCGGACGAAGGCGTGACCAGCCTTCTCCTCTCGATCTTCTCGGTGGGCGTCGCCATCGGATCGATCGCGATCAACCGCTTGCTGAAGGGTGAGGTATCCGCCCGTTACGCGCCGGCATCCGTGGTCGCGATGGGTGGTTTCATCGTCGCTTTCTTCTTCGTCCTGCGCGGTTGGACGGGGATGCCCGAAGGCCAGCTTTACGATTTCTGGACCTTTTTGAACCTGCCGAATGCCCCAATGCTGCTGGGATCGCTTTTGATGGTGGCGGTCACCGGCGGCATGTTCGTGGTGCCGCTCTATGCGTTTCTGACGACCACCGTCGCGCAAAGCGAAACCGCGCGGACCGTCGCCGCGAACAACATCGTCAATTCGGGTGCGATGGTGATCGGCGCGGTGCTGGCGATGGCGCTTTCAGCCATCGGCGTCAGCGCGGTCGATCAATTGCTGATGGTTGCGGGCATGTGCCTGATTTCAGCCTGGCTTGCGCTCAGGTTGATCCGGGCGTGCCGCCACGGTTAAAGGATGAAACCGTAAAAGGCTGTGAATGCGACGCAAAAGGTAATGCCTGCGTCGCGCCAGTCCGCCGCGACAAGGGCATAGCGTGAGGCCGCAAAACGGGAGATCGGTCGCGTCCTTGGCGCCACCGGCAAACGATCAAGCTTGTTATCGCCCCTTGCATCACATGGGTTTTCCACAGGCAAAGCCTCCGCTAACTGGTCGGCAACACAATCAAATGCAGGGCTGGCGGAATCGGCCTGCGCGTGTATCGTGCCGCCCAAAAGCCGGGCTGGCGGACACGCGTCCGTTCCGACAGGCATTGGCTACCTATCAGGGAGTGAAACCTGATCCGGGCGATCGGGTTCCTCGGGGGAATTAGAAAAGCGGATGACAAAATTTCTTATCGGAATTGCCGGCATTGCCGTGATTCTGGCCATTGCTGTCGCGCTATCGAGCAATCGCCGCAACATCCGCCTTCGCGTGGTTGGGGCCGCTTTCGGCTTGCAGGTCGCGATTGCCGTGCTCGTTCTGTACGTTCCGGCGGGGCGCCAGGCGATCAACGCAATGTCGCAGGGTGTTTCGAACCTTCTGGGCTATGCCAATGAAGGCACGAATTTCCTGTTCGGCAAGTTTGCCACCGACGAGCTGGGTCAGAATTTCGCGGTGCAGGCACTGCCCGTGATCATCTTCTTCGCGGCGCTGGTATCGATCCTCTATTATCTGGGGATCATGCAGCGGCTGGTTCAGTGGATCGGCGGCGCGATCGAGAAGGTGATCGGCGTATCCAAGGTGGAATCGCTGTGCGCCGCGGCGAACATCTTCGTCGGGCAGAGCGAATCGCCGCTCGTGATCCGCCCCTATCTGGCCAGCCTTACCCCGGCGCAACTCTTCACGGTGATGACATCGGGTATGGCGGGTGTCGCGGGCACCATATTGGCCGCCTATGCCGCGATGGGAATCCGGATCGACTATCTGCTGGCCGCGAGTTTCATGGCAGCACCAGGCGGCATCCTGATGGCAAAGATCATCATGCCCGATGATCCGCGCGACGGCCCGATCGATCCAGTCGTCGTTGTCGATGACAGCCACGGCGAGGAAAAGCCCGCCAATATCATCATGGCAGCGTCGCAGGGCGCACAGACCGGCGTTCGGCTGGCGGTGGCGGTCGGCGCGATGGTGCTTGCCTTTGTTGCGCTGGTGGCGCTTGCCAACGGCCTGCTCAACGGGGTTGGCGGCTGGTTCGGGCTGACCGACCTCAGCTTCCAGAAGATCCTCGGCTATGTCTTCGCGCCGGTGATGTACCTGCTCAACGTGCCATGGGACGAAGCGCTGCGCGCGGGTGGCATGTTCGGCGAAAAGGTCGTTCTCAACGAGTTCGTCGCCTATATCAGCCTGGGCGCGCAACAGGGCGCATTGTCGCCGCACACGGTGGCCATTGTCACCTTTGCGTTGTGCGGCTTCGCCAATTTCAGCTCGATCGCCATCCAGATGGCCGTAACGGGCAGCCTTGCGCCCAATCAGCGATCGACAATCGCGCGACTGGGGGTCAAGGCGCTGATCGCCGGTTCGCTCGCCAACCTGATGAGCGCGGCACTGGCGGGCATGTTGCTCGCCCCCTGAGCCCACCCGACGGCCTAAATGC is part of the Sphingomonas sp. C3-2 genome and harbors:
- a CDS encoding MFS transporter; its protein translation is MQTSLRLLARRRFLPLFVTQLLGAFNDNLFKQAMILFVTFQVYSDPMQETAFNAVATGIFILPFFLLSALSGQLADARDKAMIIRWVKTAEILIMVVGGIGLLLPSVPLMLVALLAMGVHSTFFGPIKYAILPQHLKHNEVLGGTGLVEAGTYIAILAGTITAGALGYLSAHTANASGGLINDTAKLATALVLLVAILGWVAGRQVPAAPPIGEPDPIDFNVLRSSWKLVSSTMHIPRLFLAICSISFFWTIGSVLFIEFPPIVKNVLTADEGVTSLLLSIFSVGVAIGSIAINRLLKGEVSARYAPASVVAMGGFIVAFFFVLRGWTGMPEGQLYDFWTFLNLPNAPMLLGSLLMVAVTGGMFVVPLYAFLTTTVAQSETARTVAANNIVNSGAMVIGAVLAMALSAIGVSAVDQLLMVAGMCLISAWLALRLIRACRHG
- a CDS encoding NupC/NupG family nucleoside CNT transporter is translated as MTKFLIGIAGIAVILAIAVALSSNRRNIRLRVVGAAFGLQVAIAVLVLYVPAGRQAINAMSQGVSNLLGYANEGTNFLFGKFATDELGQNFAVQALPVIIFFAALVSILYYLGIMQRLVQWIGGAIEKVIGVSKVESLCAAANIFVGQSESPLVIRPYLASLTPAQLFTVMTSGMAGVAGTILAAYAAMGIRIDYLLAASFMAAPGGILMAKIIMPDDPRDGPIDPVVVVDDSHGEEKPANIIMAASQGAQTGVRLAVAVGAMVLAFVALVALANGLLNGVGGWFGLTDLSFQKILGYVFAPVMYLLNVPWDEALRAGGMFGEKVVLNEFVAYISLGAQQGALSPHTVAIVTFALCGFANFSSIAIQMAVTGSLAPNQRSTIARLGVKALIAGSLANLMSAALAGMLLAP